Proteins co-encoded in one Fusarium fujikuroi IMI 58289 draft genome, chromosome FFUJ_chr06 genomic window:
- a CDS encoding related to PaaI_thioesterase family protein codes for MSGKVKLSPTKFTQAVVRSFMADSGLEPRLLGKHFRVTSATEGRVDFELDIQKEHTNRLQTIHGGTLASLVDLGGSLAVASSGRFATGVSTDLNVTYLSPGGRPGDLLKGTATLDKIGKTLAFTQVTFTNSKGQLAARGSHTKYVTGTMGEDGPFVAPAEFSDVD; via the exons ATGTCTGGGAAGGTCAAGCTGAGTCCCACGAAATTCACACAAGCG GTCGTGCGCTCTTTCATGGCAGACTCTGGCCTTGAGCCTCG TCTTCTAGGAAAACAT TTCCGTGTCACCAGTGCCACAGAAGGCAGAGTCGACTTCGAGCTTGACATCCAAAAAGAACACACT AACCGCCTTCAAACAATTCATGGCGGTACTCTCGCTAGTCTCGTCGACCTTGGTGGTTCTCTTGCAGTCGCCTCATCAGGCCGCTTCGCAACAGGCGTGTCAACCGATCTGAACG TGACATATCTGAGCCCCGGAGGCCGCCCGGGAGATCTTCTCAAGGGCACTGCCACACTCGATAAGATCGGCAAGACGCTTGCTTTTACACAGGTGACGTTCACCAATAGCAAGGGTCAATTGGCTGCGCGAGGAAGCCATACAAA ATACGTTACTGGTACTATGGGTGAAGATGGCCCATTCGTTGCTCCAGCTGAGTTCTCAGACGTGGATTAG